The following are from one region of the Chanos chanos chromosome 10, fChaCha1.1, whole genome shotgun sequence genome:
- the xirp2b gene encoding xin actin-binding repeat-containing protein 2 translates to MVEELGPTDLHVKQFRKKMEQDNHVNHRGGAGKCRKSHHFQNYPVAQVDELISTCANAAAGSVVRLQLGRQEEADHQRGGALSEPIPLQSRRALYQAAVYNQANTSYPSLVMEEAEVCSLPGGLASVRRQFESEETSTAHSAVTQFHFTHRTVQETSNSVQLSANQQALFFSDEKISHEQNIQQDVTTSIENHHDETGEEEEYYPRLSARELAQHFEKTIEEAAPSKKIKTERDITQNLCTSIASVSQHTSKSEICETVTETTAEEEEYLDSVSATDGEELDYLPPPPPDLLEEPSELPEYFPEPPDSPNPIRHPMNREQYFKQRELLELKRLCKHVHPDVRKDLEREFYDEVTDEEREGLLDDDGLTAGDVQEAAYAFENGGSTPNRSPEREYLEWDEILRGEVQSMCWMFENKPLDCIKDDSSDEEEGQDITKQEVITGSDVRSTALMFETQPMDLLGVDHSSAQQKQMYNNVAKGDVRTAAWLFETKPMDTLNKLYKDEEQTKEVVFTQEVTKGDVNSVRYMFENQQMDSFGVTETIDEKHLLNLKSVLEEIKTDVKKVIWMFETQCMCLLREHSGEMVEITSVRREETEKGDVKTSRWLFETKPLGEINENLSQVRLISGISIEDNQQGDIKKGRWLFETKRLDSINEEWEKCQKAEKEEIIGADVRKHCLVFETQPMDTLKDDTNARPATPEEIIGGDVRSVRHFFESAPKNELKELAEVGKLKKMAATEEERGDVRHQKWKFENQHLENIGEERADVGRLKKTVASEEERGDVRHQRWLFENQKLEDIREERKELVRMVNLELNEENISSFKGDVQKNCWVFETQPMDTLKDDSNAKPVITDEIIGGDVRSARHFFETAPKEQLKELAEVGKLKKVVASEEERGDVRHQKWRFESQPLEQIGEEKKQMTRTVNVEDVEKVDVRNYKQIFETTDLSRHDQTQKIQVEGVTTGSVKLNKDLFESTPLYAMQDSSGHYHEVKTIRREEVVKGDVRSFKWMFETRPIDQFDESITKFQIIKGITQQEIESGDVKTAKWLFETQPLDAIKYFSNIEDEEYVTRETTEIVKGDVKTCKWLFETKPMDELYERIALRRENEDDVHRGDVKTCTWLFETQALDTIRDESETVLTAKTVKQEDIQGKDVRMARFLFETENLENLTGEDDRAFKTVTEIDVQSGDVSRMKYIFETQSADVMTSTSEEFMHKLRTAQAEDIQKGNVGNCKMLFENQPIDSICEKSDEQKNIRTVMDVQGGNVDKGRFIFETYTLDKIQQASSESDISKLQKIICEEEEKGDVKNYAMMFDTQPLYAIQDKEGHYHEVTTLTKEEILKGDVVGARWLFETKPLDSIRDTDEVYLIKAVTEEDVQKGDVKSARWRFETQPLDKIAEDVKVSVKTIDDIRGGDVKTNKQRFESDLSSQRLVRTVSMSEIHKGDVRTAKWMFETRTIDQLHGENSEDEMEKVTMEEEVKGDVKQHVWLFEKNPLDSITDNVESKQTAREEIPKADVKTTTWLFETTPLPEFNESSTEKTEIIGKSIKETLDELYSQQMVASKGILIEADEIGDVRMAKYNLMNKETPEIQKEEIIKGDLKSIMMNLLNRREEAGRGVIIDADERGNVNSTVRQLFSQHTGSNVEKEEIIRGDIQEAINKLLKEESSAKRGILLQEDERGDVRMTIYSLFNKQEDLAIEKEDIIKGDVKSTLQRLYCPENQEQVAKIKVDDAEKGKVSFYSTCIESGALDYLKQLQTDVDETLPGKVEKEQIIGGDIKGMKLSLERNQAQIERTVDKEYIVPGDVHNTVKVFMTEPSTSLSHSQREEIVRGDLRAAMNSLTRSINQAVVLEKEEVVKGDIPTTLRSLREAQYLSKEVEKPEIVPGDIKGALKSLKGSATTKTDIVVEDLVPGDIKSTLKLLEEAKQVVREVEKEEIVKGDIHTAMQSLQEASNERKIYQQEIGVQGDVKGTIQLLLEPPPSPRMQRRPSTEGDVKLSIKSLYEMQEQVQSEKEEVIKGDVKGTIKCLLETAQRASPKIPRKEPIRRVKVPAKNASPSQQEFQALRPTPAIKNLSKSNESQRNVQKIATAKSMQNEYISQERNEVTSHTTSSSTHESETTILEHKTIVQTHGIKTLKTEFRNLKTNHKGLIRLDKDKSIQEIPIPPPAATPPVSELPLPLPPPPPECDNISFPAIRQDNDLPPPPSPPPPPPPPPSESEKADLDLLPPPPPMTEQDFLPPPPSQQELDSMPSQALNITPTKPTKMTVKPVKAPTLHKVPKLEAPQQFKEMEELQTITASQVITADETAEKISKTQIRSHSSSVSSTVTSLETQSSVSLQAPESPRPPKKVFTSPRMTPPSSPTPSTKSKSHLTKFQTPLIKAEKKYRQQREESTPPNSPAFEIHMHESVSAALEMLSTEATSTVQSEQSISFDFTREKAEKSVTKAKSEPASRDSLKHVKLSDVPPSEPFISSANEKSPLESADISSAKQHIISHQTSEASSTQHQTTSTSTKKKKRRSMTTNIQQVTAASTTQSVISQKTQLTAAEKASYDAKEPENALKNVNNKLQTDVKKDIKDAQAKEHIQSEDNKKINSPSPKSQRKSLPDSTKIGKGGTENKVSETEPKVQKTENQKTKKSIKPVTQEPSEKKATYQTETVKVEQESVQVRESIDKKQTEIEAKVEKETKQKQVEEAPVSTKDSKPESRSKKRRKAKKEKETGQQTKSNISSGPSEPQKPVSTSVKKQEEITVVQSHKAIQGEHIQVHKEVIITESKVQQSFQQQGTVKLQKQVKASQKKKEESTNQQIHENSKDDSRNVPIKVTGKPEQNKSAKPVTESAETSQRYEQARKLLSQITGLQEASGKIDSKSVKTLLNEIPEWLIEPKEKSDLEGAAVKHNEQKLKEIIAHVKTLIQEKLTGLQSNTMNIEKHECEPTSENIDFSGTTQRISKITIGSKKVETQKKVVEEKKASHKSQKQQERRAKMLDPRAPSPSLRMRSPSPTFITIESTRRTDSPQRIPPSPPPMPPTPPPRRSETPRVSRASPSPTRKRADSLARLRDATAKLSRGASPDPVPHPVQVTERKAEIVESPASFHRQIKVETKTAEPSETADMLTETVSVKDRKEFFEEAQRAEENKTHVPKNPINIPERLGPEIEEPESEKIEKEKENLPKVDLSELVSKFESPQVKKPTVIPERLRSETEDLEPKRENKTTQQKVVPDFDNEAIKNVFKMVEQHSSVKEQKGKKEGKESEVSESLSKGSKQDISQASESNSLPLHSQHVTVEKSVKPNGFSETKTVTEHSQSVDEFGTKISESRSTRIISQHSESVTTRSVPFSYADAVKRKPTEAKEPEKASASAEELLNNFHKTWTESENVFRSLGYSVSDSSPKVGDVHSMQEEGLPHGVSEGRQKELP, encoded by the exons tgCAGCTGCAGGCAGCGTGGTTAGATTGCAACTAGGACGTCAGGAGGAAGCAGACCACCAGAGGGGCGGAGCTCTCTCTGAACCAATCCCACTGCAGAGCCGCAGGGCCCTGTACCAGGCAGCCGTATACAACCAGGCGAACACCAGTTATCCCAGCTTG GTCATGGAGGAAGCTGAGGTCTGCTCATTGCCTGGGGGGCTAGCGAGCGTGCGGAGACAGTTTGAGAGCGAGGAAACTTCCACTGCACACAGCGCAGTTACtcaatttcatttcacacaTAGAACTGTGCAG GAAACATCAAATTCAGTGCAGCTGAGTGCCAACCAGCAGGCCCtatttttcagtgatgaaaaG ATTTCACATGAGCAAAATATTCAACAGGACGTGACTACCAGCATTGAAAATCATCATGATGAAACAG gtgaggaagaggaataCTATCCAAGGCTCTCAGCTAGGGAATTGGCACAGCACTTTGAAAAAACAATTGAAGAGGCTGCACCCAGCAAGAAAATTAAG ACCGAGCGTGACATCACCCAGAATCTGTGCACGTCTATTGCTAGTGTGTCCCAGCATACTTCAAAGAGTGAGATATGTGAGACAGTGACGGAAACAACAGCTGAGGAAGAAGAATATCTGGATTCTGTATCTGCCACTGATGGTGAAGAGTTGGATTAtctccctccaccaccccccgaCTTACTGGAGGAACCCTCAGAACTACCGGAGTATTTCCCTGAGCCACCTGATTCACCAAATCCAATCAGACACCCCATGAACAGAGAGCAGtactttaaacagagagaactcCTGGAACTCAAACGCCTTTGCAAACATGTCCACCCTGATGTCCGTAAAGATCTGGAGAGAGAGTTCTACGATGAAGTGACAGAcgaggagagagaaggactcCTGGATGATGACGGACTAACAGCTGGAGATGTGCAGGAGGCTGCATATGCATTTGAGAATGGTGGGAGCACGCCAAACAGGAGTCCTGAAAGGGAATACCTAGAGTGGGATGAGATACTCCGTGGTGAAGTTCAGTCGATGTGTTGGATGTTTGAAAACAAACCTTTGGATTGCATCAAAGATGACTCCTCAGATGAAGAAGAGGGCCAAGACATCACTAAACAGGAAGTCATCACTGGTAGTGATGTTAGAAGCACAGCCCTGATGTTTGAGACTCAGCCCATGGATTTGTTGGGAGTTGACCACAGTTCAgcacaacaaaagcaaatgtaTAATAATGTGGCCAAAGGAGATGTTCGGACAGCTGCCTGGTTATTTGAAACAAAACCCATGGACACTCTGAATAAATTGTATAAAGATGAAGAGCAGACTAAAGAGGTAGTCTTCACACaagaggtgacaaaaggagATGTCAATTCAGTCAGGTACATGTTTGAAAATCAACAAATGGATTCCTTTGGTGTCACAGAGACTATTGATGAAAAGCACCTTTTGAATCTGAAGTCAGTGCTAGAGGAGATCAAAACTGATGTGAAGAAAGTCATCTGGATGTTTGAAACACagtgcatgtgtctgttaaGGGAGCACTCAGGTGAAATGGTGGAAATCACTTCAGTCCgcagagaagaaacagaaaagggggATGTCAAAACGTCACGGTGGCTGTTTGAAACAAAGCCTCTGGGTGAAATTAATGAGAACCTTTCTCAGGTGAGGCTCATTTCTGGCATATCCATAGAAGACAACCAGCAAGGGGACATCAAAAAGGGTCGCTGGTTGTTTGAGACAAAGAGATTGGACTCCATAAATGAGGAGTGGGAAAAGTGCCAAAaggctgagaaagaggagatcATTGGGGCAGATGTCCGCAAACACTGCTTGGTGTTTGAGACTCAACCCATGGACACTTTGAAAGATGATACAAATGCTAGACCTGCGACCCCAGAGGAGATAATAGGTGGTGATGTGAGGTCTGTAAGACACTTTTTTGAGAGTGCTCCTAAGAATGAGTTGAAGGAGCTTGCTGAGGTAGGTAAGCTCAAGAAAATGGCAGCaactgaagaggagagaggggatgTTAGACATCAAAAATGGAAGTTTGAGAACCAGCATCTGGAGAACATCGGGGAGGAGCGTGCAGATGTTGGGAGGCTTAAGAAAACGGTAGCATCTGAGGAGGAACGAGGTGATGTGAGACATCAAAGATGGTTGTTCGAGAATCAAAAACTGGAGGatatcagagaggagaggaaagagctGGTTCGCATGGTCAATCTTGAGCTGAACGAAGAGAACATTTCAAGCTTCAAAGGTGATGTGCAGAAAAATTGCTGGGTTTTTGAAACTCAACCCATGGATACTTTGAAAGATGATTCAAATGCCAAACCTGTCATTACAGACGAGATTATAGGCGGTGATGTAAGGTCAGCTAGACACTTTTTTGAAACAGCCCCTAAAGAGCAGTTGAAAGAACTTGCGGAAGTGGGGAAGCTGAAGAAAGTAGTGGCATctgaagaggagaggggggatgTAAGACATCAGAAATGGAGGTTTGAGAGTCAACCACTAGAACAGattggagaggagaagaagcaAATGACAAGAACAGTAAACGTGGAGGATGTTGAAAAAGTGGACGTCAGAAATTACAAGCAAATCTTTGAAACCACTGATTTAAGCAGACATGATCAGACTCAAAAGATACAAGTGGAGGGTGTCACCACTGGCTCCGTTAAACTGAACAAAGATCTTTTCGAATCCACACCTTTATATGCCATGCAAGACAGCTCAGGTCACTACCATGAGGTGAAAACCATCCGTCGAGAAGAGGTTGTCAAAGGAGATGTCAGGAGCTTTAAATGGATGTTTGAAACCCGTCCCATAGATCAGTTTGATGAAAGCATTACCAAATTTCAGATAATCAAGGGGATCACCCAACAGGAGATTGAGTCAGGTGATGTCAAAACAGCTAAATGGCTATTTGAGACCCAGCCTCTTGATGCAATTAAATACTTCAGTAACATTGAAGACGAGGAATATGTTACCAGAGAAACCACTGAGATTGTCAAAGGTGATGTAAAAACCTGTAAGTGGCTGTTTGAGACTAAACCAATGGATGAACTGTATGAGAGAATCGCTCTCAGGAGAGAAAACGAAGATGACGTCCACAGGGGAGATGTCAAAACATGCACCTGGCTCTTTGAAACACAGGCCCTTGACACCATACGAGACGAATCAGAAACAGTCCTGACagcaaaaacagtgaaacaagaGGACATCCAAGGCAAAGATGTACGCATGGCTCGTTTCCTATTTGAGACAGAGAACCTTGAGAACCTCACTGGAGAGGATGACAGAGCTTTTAAGACAGTTACTGAGATTGATGTTCAGTCTGGAGATGTATCACGTATGAAGTACATATTTGAAACACAGTCTGCTGATGTGATGACCTCGACCTCTGAGGAGTTCATGCATAAGCTGAGGACTGCTCAGGCAGAAGATATACAGAAAGGAAATGTAGGAAACTGTAAGATGCTCTTTGAAAACCAGCCAATAGATTCAATCTGCGAAAAATCTGACGAACAGAAAAATATACGTACCGTGATGGATGTGCAGGGGGGCAACGTTGACAAAGGCCGCTTTATTTTTGAGACCTACACTTTAGATAAGATTCAGCAGGCCTCTTCTGAATCAGACATTTCCAAGTTGCAGAAAATTATTtgtgaggaagaagagaagggTGACGTAAAAAACTATGCTATGATGTTTGACACGCAGCCTCTCTATGCCATCCAAGACAAAGAGGGCCACTACCATGAGGTCACCACACTCACTAAAGAAGAGATATTGAAAGGGGATGTAGTTGGTGCCCGCTGGCTCTTTGAAACAAAACCTCTTGATTCCATCAGGGACACGGATGAAGTTTACCTCATCAAAGCTGTCACAGAGGAAGATGTTCAAAAAGGTGACGTGAAATCAGCAAGGTGGAGATTTGAAACCCAGCCCCTGGATAAGATTGCAGAGGATGTCAAAGTCTCTGTGAAAACCATTGATGACATTCGAGGAGGGGatgtaaagacaaacaaacagcgtTTTGAGTCAGACCTATCCTCACAGAGGTTAGTTCGTACTGTTAGCATGAGTGAGATCCACAAAGGTGATGTGAGGACAGCTAAATGGATGTTTGAGACACGAACCATTGATCAGCTCCATGGTGAAAATTCTGAGGATGAGATGGAGAAGGTGACGATGGAGGAAGAGGTGAAGGGAGATGTCAAACAGCATGTGTGGCTATTTGAGAAAAACCCACTGGATAGCATTACAGATAATGTTGAATCCAAGCAAACGGCTCGTGAGGAAATACCAAAAGCTGACGTAAAGACAACAACATGGTTGTTTGAAACAACACCGCTCCCAGAGTTTAATGagagcagcacagagaaaactgagatCATTGGTAAAAGCATCAAAGAAACCCTGGATGAACTTTATAGTCAACAAATGGTCGCATCAAAGGGGATTCTCATAGAAGCAGACGAGATAGGGGATGTAAGAATGGCAAAGTACAATCTGATGAATAAAGAGACCCCTGAGATCCAAAAAGAGGAAATTATCAAGGGTGATCTGAAGAGCATAATGATGAACCTCTTGAACAGGCGAGAGGAAGCAGGAAGAGGGGTCATCATTGACGCAGACGAGCGGGGGAACGTCAACAGCACAGTGAGACAACTCTTCAGCCAGCACACAGGAAGCAAcgtggagaaagaggaaattATCAGGGGTGATATTCAAGAAGCCATAAACAAACTCCTGAAGGAGGAGAGTTCAGCTAAACGAGGCATTCTCCTCCAGGAGGATGAACGGGGAGATGTTCGCATGACCATATATTCTCTCTTCAACAAACAAGAAGATTTAGCCATCGAAAAAGAGGACATCATCAAGGGTGACGTAAAAAGTACACTTCAGAGACTCTATTGTCCGGAAAACCAGGAACAGGTAGCTAAAATTAAGGTGGACGATGCAGAAAAGGGAAAAGTAAGTTTCTATTCAACCTGTATAGAGTCAGGGGCATTGGATTACCTTAAACAGCTCCAGACAGATGTAGATGAGACACTTCCAGGCAAAGTTGAGAAAGAACAGATCATTGGTGGAGACATTAAGGGTATGAAACTGAGCCTAGAACGCAATCAAGCCCAAATTGAACGTACTGTGGATAAAGAATACATAGTCCCTGGTGATGTTCACAACACAGTGAAGGTTTTCATGACAGAGCCTTCAACATCGCTCAGTCATTCACAACGAGAAGAGATTGTGAGAGGTGATTTAAGAGCTGCTATGAACTCGCTGACACGGTCCATAAACCAGGCTGTTGTCCTGGAGAAAGAAGAAGTTGTGAAAGGTGACATACCTACCACCCTGCGATCTCTCAGGGAGGCCCAATATCTGTCCAAAGAGGTAGAAAAACCAGAAATTGTCCCAGGTGACATCAAAGGAGCACTGAAATCCCTTAAAGGTTCGGCAACTACCAAAACCGATATTGTCGTTGAAGATTTGGTCCCAGGAGACATAAAAAGCACATTGAAATTGTTGGAGGAGGCTAAACAGGTGGTGAGGGAAGTGGAAAAAGAGGAGATTGTTAAGGGTGACATTCATACGGCAATGCAGAGTCTGCAGGAAGCTTCTAATGAGAGAAAGATTTACCAGCAAGAAATCGGTGTCCAGGGAGATGTCAAAGGCACTATTCAGCTGCTTCTAGAGCCACCACCCTCTCCCAGAATGCAACGCAGGCCTAGCACAGAGGGAGATGTGAAACTGTCCATTAAATCCCTGTATGAGATGCAAGAGCAGGTGCAGtcagaaaaagaggaggtgataaaaggcgaTGTTAAAGGTACAATAAAATGCTTACTGGAAACCGCACAGCGTGCAAGTCCCAAAATCCCCAGGAAAGAACCAATCAGAAGGGTCAAAGTTCCTGCTAAAAACGCATCACCATCGCAGCAAGAGTTCCAGGCACTTAGGCCAACTCCTGCGATCAAAAACCTCTCTAAGAGCAATGAATCACAGAGGAATGTACAGAAGATTGCCACTGCTAAATCAATGCAAAATGAATACATATCTCAGGAGAGAAATGAAGTCACATCCCACACCACAAGCAGCAGTACACATGAATCAGAAACAACAATTCTAGAGCACAAAACGATTGTTCAAACGCATGGCATCAAAACTCTGAAGACAGAGTTCCGTAACCTTAAGACAAACCACAAAGGTTTAATCCGATTAGATAAAGACAAAAGCATACAAGAGATCCCCATCCCACCCCCAGCAGCTACACCGCCAGTCTCTgagctccccctccctctgcctccacctcctcctgagTGTGATAATATCTCCTTTCCTGCCATCAGACAGGATAATGACCTTCCTCCCCCACCCAGtccccctcctccaccaccaccacctccatcaGAGTCAGAAAAGGCGGATTTGGATCTTTTGCCTCCTCCACCACCTATGACTGAGCAAGATTTccttcctcctcccccctctcagCAAGAACTTGATTCTATGCCGTCTCAGGCACTGAACATTACTCCCACAAAGCCAACAAAGATGACTGTCAAACCAGTCAAGGCTCCCACTTTGCACAAAGTGCCTAAGTTAGAGGCACCACAGCAGTTTAAAGAAATGGAGGAACTGCAGACAATAACTGCTTCACAAGTGATCACAGCAgatgaaacagcagagaaaataaGTAAAACCCAGATTCGGAGCCACTCATCATCAGTCTCATCCACAGTAACTTCATTAGAAACCCAGTCTTCAGTTTCCTTGCAAGCACCTGAGTCTCCTCGGCCTCCGAAGAAAGTTTTTACATCGCCAAGAATGACTCCTCCCTCCTCACCCACGCCAAGCACCAAATCCAAATCTCATTTAACAAAGTTCCAAACTCCGCTGataaaagcggagaagaaatacagacagcaaagagaggagagcactCCTCCCAATTCCCCAGCTTTTGAGATTCACATGCATGAGTCAGTCAGCGCCGCACTCGAAATGCTTTCCACAGAAGCCACAAGCACAGTGCAATCAGAGCAGAGCATATCATTTGATTTCACTCGAGAAAAAGCTGAAAAGAGTGTGACCAAAGCCAAATCAGAGCCCGCGTCACGTGACTCACTCAAGCACGTCAAGCTTTCAGATGTTCCCCCAAGCGAGCCTTTCATCTCCTCTGCAAATGAGAAATCTCCTCTTGAATCTGCTGATATTTCCTCTGCTAAACAGCACATTATCTCCCATCAGACATCTGAGGCATCCTCCACTCAGCACCAGACCACATCTACCTCcactaaaaagaaaaagcgcCGATCCATGACAACCAATATACAGCAGGTGACTGCAGCCTCCACCACTCAGTCTGTCATTAGTCAAAAGACTCAGCTGACAGCTGCTGAAAAAGCCTCTTATGATGCAAAAGAGCCCGAAAATGCTCTTAAAAATGTGAATAATAAACTTCAGACAGATGTCAAAAAGGATATCAAAGACGCCCAAGCTAAAGAGCACATCCAGTCTGAGGACAACAAGAAAATCAACAGCCCTTCTCCAAAAAGTCAGAGGAAGAGCCTCCCAGATTCCACCAAAATAGGAAAAGGGGGCACAGAAAACAAAGTCTCAGAAACTGAGCCAAAAgttcagaaaactgaaaatcaaaagacaaagaaaagcatCAAGCCTGTAACTCAAGAACCCAGTGAAAAAAAGGCCACATATCAAACTGAGACTGTGAAAGTGGAACAAGAGAGTGTCCAAGTGAGGGAGAGCATTGACAAAAAGCAAACTGAGATCGAGGCTAAAGTGGAGaaggagacaaaacaaaaacaagttgaAGAGGCACCTGTTTCTACAAAGGACAGTAAGCCTGAATCTCGCtcaaaaaagaggagaaaggcgaagaaagagaaagaaacaggtcAGCAAACAAAAAGTAATATTTCATCTGGTCCTTCAGAGCCACAGAAACCTGTTTCAACATCTGttaaaaaacaagaggaaatcACTGTTGTTCAGTCACACAAAGCCATTCAGGGGGAACACATTCAGGTCCATAAAGAGGTAATAATCACAGAGAGTAAAGTTCAGCAGAGCTTTCAGCAACAGGGTACGGTAAAACTTCAAAAGCAGGTAAAAGCCtcccaaaaaaagaaggaggaaTCTACGAACCAGCAGATTCATGAAAATTCAAAGGATGATAGCAGAAATGTTCCAATAAAAGTGACAGGAAAGCCAGAACAAAATAAATCTGCAAAGCCCGTGACAGAGAGTGCAGAGACATCACAAAGATATGAGCAGGCACGAAAGTTGCTGTCTCAAATCACAGGGTTACAGGAAGCTTCAGGAAAAATTGACTCTAAATCTGTGAAAACATTGTTGAACGAAATCCCAGAGTGGCTTATTGAACCAAAGGAGAAAAGTGATTTAGAGGGAGCAGCGGTCAAACATAATGAACAGAAGCTCAAAGAAATTATAGCTCATGTGAAAACTCTCATTCAAGAAAAACTTACGGGATTACAATCAAACACCATGAACATAGAGAAACACGAATGTGAGCCTACCTCTGAAAATATTGATTTCAGTGGGACAACACAAAGAATTTCAAAAATAACAATTGGCTCCAAGAAAGTTGAAACTCAAAAGAAAGTGGTTGAAGAGAAAAAGGCCTCACACAAAAGTCAGAAGCAGCAAGAGAGGCGTGCAAAAATGCTTGATCCCAGGGCCCCCTCACCTTCATTAAGGATGCGTTCACCATCACCTACGTTCATCACCATTGAGTCCACTCGGAGGACTGACTCACCTCAGAGAATACCCCCATCACCTCCACCGATGCCCCCAACGCCTCCGCCACGCCGATCCGAGACTCCACGTGTTAGCAGAGCTTCTCCGTCTCCGACCCGCAAAAGAGCTGATAGTCTGGCCCGACTAAGAGACGCCACAGCCAAGCTTTCCCGTGGAGCTTCTCCCGACCCTGTTCCTCACCCTGTACAAGTCACAGAGAGGAAAGCTGAGATTGTGGAATCTCCAGCGTCATTTCACCGACAGATAAAAGTTGAGACAAAGACTGCTGAACCTTCAGAGACAGCTGACATGCTGACAGAGACTGTCTCAGTAAAAGACAGGAAAGAATTCTTTGAAGAGGCTCAGAGAGCTGAGGAAAATAAGACCCACGTTCCAAAAAATCCCATCAATATCCCAGAACGCCTGGGTCCAGAAATCGAAGAGCCTGAGTCAGAAAAgattgagaaagaaaaagagaacctCCCAAAGGTTGATCTGTCTGAACTGGTGAGCAAATTTGAATCACCACAGGTAAAAAAGCCCACTGTAATCCCAGAGCGGCTCAGAAGTGAAACAGAAGACCTGGAACccaagagagagaacaaaaccacTCAGCAGAAGGTTGTGCCAGACTTTGACAATGAGgcaattaaaaatgtttttaaaatggttgagcaacattcctctgtcaaagagcagaaagggaaaaaggaggggaaagagTCAGAAGTGAGTGAAAGCTTATCTAAAGGTTCAAAGCAAGATATTTCCCAAGCGAGTGAGTCAAATTCCCTGCCTCTCCATAGCCAACATGTAACAGTGGAGAAATCAGTCAAGCCCAATGGATTCTCTGAGACAAAGACAGTTACAGAGCACTCACAGAGTGTTGATGAGTTTGGCACCAAGATCAGTGAATCAAGAAGCACCAGAATCATCTCCCAACACTCGGAAAGTGTTACAACGCGATCGGTCCCTTTCTCGTATGCCGACGCCGTTAAACGGAAACCCACTGAAGCGAAAGAGCCGGAGAAGGCCTCAGCCTCTGCAGAGGAGCTGCTGAACAATTTCCACAAGACGTGGactgagagtgaaaatgtgtttagAAGTCTGGGTTATAGCGTCTCAg ATTCGAGTCCCAAAGTCGGAGATGTGCACAGTATGCAGGAAGAGGGTTTACCCCATGGAGTCTCTGAAGGCAGACAAAAAGAACTTCCATAA